One stretch of Weissella koreensis KACC 15510 DNA includes these proteins:
- the asp1 gene encoding accessory Sec system glycosyltransferase Asp1: protein MIFHINATLPAKKSGIEHAELKRIRLFEKNKIKQKLVLREWDPNLHAQARKEHLSDDQLLNLFDYFQGTLVVDPKHITLHDVDFGLPNLKFAHEEKKHRYLVFHQERLLARVNYDQTDNERVKSVEWFDGWNNLYQVKHYDERGFVSLVQWYTPDNKIHQEVWLDLQGRPVLENSYKHTMQNGDRLVKTAWLLRHAGEIRQFDTLDELMTHFLNLINREYYQIARPNIFILDRSHLGDAGLLKLDLPAYRVLHMHNAHTSNAQKPMEASLNNHYEYALYNLSAYDAVVSATPQQTNDLMARFQPQSNLFTIPVGIVDQNLLDQPKVPVQARTFGKMVVFARIANEKRLDDLVRAVSLAHQSIPELTLDIYGYADPTDNYAARRAIEQIITSDKLERVVTFHGYTEEIDQVENHAMLYGLTSRMEGFNLALMEAISHGLIGITYDVNYGPNEIIQDQVNGRIVEYGNYEALAEAIVKILQSSALIEKYSVGAYASAQRYSEKNVMQAWQKLFDAAQVQWDQMQKVNR from the coding sequence ATGATTTTTCATATCAATGCAACTTTGCCCGCTAAAAAATCAGGAATTGAGCATGCCGAATTAAAACGAATTCGTTTGTTTGAAAAAAACAAAATCAAACAAAAATTAGTGTTACGGGAATGGGACCCGAATTTACATGCACAAGCTAGGAAAGAACATTTAAGTGATGATCAATTATTAAATTTATTTGATTATTTTCAGGGAACATTGGTGGTTGATCCAAAACATATAACTTTGCATGATGTGGATTTTGGATTGCCGAATTTGAAATTTGCCCATGAAGAAAAAAAACATCGGTATTTAGTCTTTCATCAAGAACGTCTTTTAGCACGGGTAAATTATGATCAGACGGATAATGAACGCGTTAAATCGGTGGAATGGTTTGATGGGTGGAATAATTTATATCAAGTGAAACATTATGATGAGCGTGGTTTTGTTTCTTTAGTCCAGTGGTATACCCCTGATAATAAAATTCATCAAGAGGTTTGGTTGGATTTACAAGGGCGTCCGGTGCTAGAAAATAGTTATAAACATACCATGCAAAATGGGGATCGATTAGTAAAAACAGCTTGGTTGCTAAGGCATGCAGGTGAGATCCGTCAATTTGATACGCTGGATGAATTGATGACGCACTTTTTAAATTTAATCAATCGTGAATATTATCAAATTGCGCGACCCAATATTTTTATTTTAGATCGATCCCATTTAGGAGATGCTGGATTGTTGAAATTAGATTTGCCAGCTTATCGTGTGCTACACATGCATAATGCCCATACTAGTAACGCGCAAAAGCCGATGGAAGCTAGTTTAAATAACCACTATGAATATGCATTGTATAATTTATCAGCCTACGATGCCGTTGTTTCAGCAACACCACAACAGACCAATGATCTCATGGCTCGTTTTCAACCACAAAGTAATTTATTTACTATTCCAGTTGGAATTGTGGATCAGAATTTGTTAGATCAACCCAAGGTTCCGGTACAAGCCCGAACTTTTGGGAAAATGGTAGTTTTTGCACGGATTGCAAATGAAAAGCGATTAGATGATTTGGTAAGGGCTGTGTCCTTGGCGCATCAAAGTATACCGGAATTAACGTTAGATATTTATGGGTACGCTGACCCGACTGATAACTATGCTGCTCGGCGCGCAATTGAACAGATCATTACTTCTGATAAATTAGAGCGGGTGGTCACTTTCCACGGTTATACAGAAGAAATTGATCAAGTTGAAAATCATGCGATGTTGTATGGCTTAACTTCACGGATGGAAGGCTTCAACTTAGCACTGATGGAAGCAATTTCACATGGCTTGATTGGGATAACTTACGATGTTAATTATGGCCCTAATGAGATTATTCAAGATCAAGTGAATGGACGCATCGTAGAGTATGGTAACTATGAGGCTTTGGCCGAAGCTATCGTTAAAATACTTCAATCATCAGCATTAATAGAGAAATATTCAGTAGGAGCATATGCTTCTGCACAACGGTATTCGGAAAAAAATGTGATGCAAGCCTGGCAAAAATTATTTGATGCTGCTCAAGTACAGTGGGATCAAATGCAAAAGGTTAATAGATAA
- a CDS encoding glycosyltransferase, translating into MNYFINENIFAFNSGTEHSQARRVKMLNQKGVKSKFVTRQYNRYLDRDRHNLDLDLSQIINMYDFFQGTLLRKRQPQSLRTLPSLPMKSYHVESPSPNYSLVKKSGRQIARINVLPATVGLVGEILYNDRADNITLRENWDWRGFCSSVDRFMPNGQLSSRQFLNLDGEPVLEVTYMLVENQVKLTLWHLIKYQGRDYRFKTENELFVFFLNELGRLDATADFISERRSMDISVAQTITANHKIAIVHEMHTPDVNHPLQGDLYQSHHSLFEVVGPRFDLILTATKAQKDDLKRRYPKLKFDVINDTTLFEADLVLDQSNSRISNHLLWLGRISPEKNPAGALELLKQLRTRVPDATLEFMGYAQNAEYLEKFKNLIVQLGLGQVVFITPYGSQEQVRAALQRASLLISTSSSEGQGMQLIEGLAHGLPLVVVENHYTTQDDTIITDGENGLVIDLHQPQRWLPAISQILGDEDTWSRMHQQSYRKAHTFTVMASYQNWEMIQAKLH; encoded by the coding sequence ATGAATTATTTTATTAATGAAAATATTTTTGCCTTTAACTCGGGAACGGAGCATTCACAAGCACGACGGGTAAAGATGCTAAATCAAAAAGGTGTGAAAAGTAAGTTTGTTACGCGCCAGTATAATCGTTACTTAGATCGTGATCGCCATAATTTGGATTTAGATTTAAGTCAAATTATTAATATGTATGATTTTTTTCAAGGAACATTATTACGAAAACGGCAGCCTCAAAGTTTACGAACCTTACCCAGTTTGCCTATGAAAAGCTATCATGTAGAGAGCCCATCACCAAATTATTCCTTAGTAAAGAAAAGTGGTCGGCAAATAGCTAGGATTAATGTTTTACCAGCCACGGTAGGATTAGTCGGTGAAATTTTATATAATGATCGGGCAGATAATATTACATTACGGGAAAATTGGGATTGGCGAGGTTTTTGTTCATCGGTTGATCGATTTATGCCAAATGGACAATTAAGTAGTCGACAGTTTTTGAATTTGGATGGAGAACCGGTCTTAGAAGTTACATATATGTTGGTAGAAAATCAAGTTAAACTAACTTTATGGCATTTGATTAAATATCAGGGCCGTGATTATCGGTTCAAGACAGAAAATGAATTATTTGTTTTCTTCTTAAATGAATTAGGACGGTTAGATGCAACGGCTGACTTCATTTCAGAACGAAGATCAATGGATATTTCGGTAGCACAAACGATAACTGCTAATCATAAGATAGCCATTGTACATGAAATGCATACGCCAGATGTTAATCATCCATTACAAGGTGATTTATATCAAAGTCATCATTCATTGTTTGAGGTAGTAGGGCCACGGTTTGATTTGATTTTAACAGCTACTAAAGCACAAAAAGATGATTTAAAACGACGTTATCCTAAATTGAAGTTTGATGTCATTAATGACACGACCCTTTTTGAAGCGGACCTGGTATTAGACCAATCAAATTCTCGTATCAGTAATCATTTATTGTGGCTGGGTCGAATTAGTCCTGAAAAGAATCCTGCTGGTGCTTTAGAATTGTTGAAACAATTGAGAACACGAGTTCCGGATGCAACGCTGGAATTTATGGGTTATGCGCAAAATGCTGAATATTTAGAAAAATTCAAAAACCTAATTGTCCAACTGGGATTAGGGCAGGTTGTCTTTATTACGCCATATGGATCACAGGAGCAAGTTCGAGCGGCCTTGCAACGTGCTAGCTTATTAATTAGTACATCGTCAAGTGAGGGGCAAGGAATGCAACTGATCGAAGGGTTAGCTCATGGATTGCCATTAGTAGTGGTAGAAAATCATTACACGACCCAAGATGATACTATAATCACCGATGGAGAAAATGGATTGGTGATTGATTTGCATCAACCGCAGCGATGGTTGCCAGCCATCAGTCAAATTTTAGGGGATGAAGATACGTGGTCACGGATGCATCAACAGAGTTACCGAAAAGCTCACACTTTTACTGTGATGGCTAGTTATCAGAACTGGGAAATGATTCAAGCAAAATTACATTAG
- a CDS encoding NAD(P)H-binding protein yields the protein MTNILIIGASGTVGSTTRRYLLDNTDDQLTLMARNTKRLGNLNVERERAISGSVNDLEALKSALEGQDVVFAALSGDLKSMAQALVAAMDKADVKRLLFITSMGIYNEIPASVEPSGNLASNPVLQNYRNAADVIEASDLNYTIIRPGWFDNGNDTDYQLTHKGEPFGGHDVSVISIADLVLQLAHDQNLGFRDSLGINRK from the coding sequence ATGACAAACATATTAATTATTGGGGCTAGTGGTACGGTTGGTAGCACAACACGGCGTTATTTGTTAGACAATACTGACGATCAGTTGACCTTAATGGCTCGAAATACAAAGCGTTTAGGAAATTTGAATGTTGAGCGGGAGCGTGCGATTTCTGGCAGTGTAAATGATTTAGAAGCATTAAAGTCAGCATTAGAGGGACAGGATGTCGTTTTCGCTGCTTTAAGCGGTGATTTGAAAAGCATGGCCCAAGCATTAGTGGCTGCAATGGATAAAGCCGATGTGAAAAGACTATTGTTTATTACTTCTATGGGAATCTATAATGAAATTCCCGCATCAGTTGAACCTTCTGGTAATTTAGCGTCTAATCCAGTTCTACAAAATTATCGGAATGCTGCTGATGTAATTGAAGCATCTGACTTAAATTATACGATTATTCGTCCTGGTTGGTTTGATAATGGAAACGATACTGATTATCAATTAACACATAAGGGTGAACCCTTTGGTGGACATGATGTTTCGGTTATTAGTATTGCTGATCTAGTGCTGCAACTTGCACATGATCAAAACCTAGGTTTTCGTGATAGTTTAGGTATCAATAGAAAATAA
- the rplM gene encoding 50S ribosomal protein L13 — MRTTYMAKPGEIDRKWYIVDATDVPLGRLSTVVASILRGKNKPTFTPHIDTGDNVIVINASKIALTGKKATDKIYYHHSNHPGGLKERQAGDLREKNPQHLIELSVQGMLPKGTLGHQQALKLHVFADANHKHEAQKPELLDINSLI, encoded by the coding sequence ATGCGCACAACTTATATGGCAAAGCCAGGTGAGATCGATCGTAAGTGGTATATCGTTGATGCTACTGACGTACCTTTGGGTCGTTTATCAACGGTCGTTGCATCAATCTTACGTGGTAAGAACAAGCCTACTTTCACACCACACATCGATACCGGAGATAACGTTATCGTTATCAACGCGTCAAAAATTGCTTTGACTGGTAAGAAAGCTACTGACAAGATTTACTATCACCACTCAAACCACCCTGGTGGATTGAAAGAACGTCAAGCTGGTGACTTACGTGAAAAGAACCCACAACACTTAATTGAACTTTCAGTTCAAGGAATGTTGCCAAAGGGAACTCTTGGTCACCAACAAGCTTTGAAGCTTCACGTCTTTGCTGATGCAAATCACAAGCACGAAGCACAAAAGCCTGAATTGTTGGATATCAACAGCTTAATCTAA
- a CDS encoding zinc-binding dehydrogenase, whose protein sequence is MKAAIFEKAGLVTVQDIDKPTIQANDDVIIRVVRACVCGSDLWAYANGDNKQTHSVNDGHEAIGIVEEVGSAITTVQPGDFVIAPFTHGCGECDACLAGFDGTCDRHQGATNWSNGFQSEYIRFQYANWALIKIPGQPSDYSEGMIKSLTTLADVMPTGYHAARCADVQKGDKVVVIGDGAVGQCAVIAAKMRGASQIVLMSRHEDRQKMALQSGATAVVAERGAEGIAKVREILGGGADAALECVGTEAAIDQALGVLHNGGRIGYVGVPHYNNHALGSTFAQNISVAGGSASVTTYDKQLLLKAVLDGNINPGRVFTETYRLDDINQAYQDMQNRKTIKSMVFVAD, encoded by the coding sequence ATGAAAGCAGCAATTTTTGAAAAGGCGGGGTTAGTTACCGTTCAAGATATTGATAAGCCAACTATCCAAGCAAATGATGATGTCATCATTAGAGTCGTGCGTGCTTGTGTTTGTGGATCTGATCTATGGGCTTACGCAAATGGCGACAATAAACAAACTCATTCTGTTAATGATGGTCATGAGGCTATTGGGATCGTTGAAGAAGTTGGTTCAGCCATCACAACGGTACAACCGGGTGATTTTGTAATTGCACCATTCACACATGGTTGTGGTGAATGTGATGCTTGTCTTGCTGGTTTTGATGGAACTTGTGATCGTCATCAAGGTGCAACGAACTGGTCTAATGGTTTCCAATCAGAATACATTCGCTTCCAATATGCCAATTGGGCATTGATTAAGATTCCTGGACAACCATCAGATTATTCTGAAGGAATGATCAAATCACTAACTACCCTAGCTGATGTTATGCCAACTGGATACCATGCAGCGCGCTGTGCTGATGTCCAAAAAGGTGATAAAGTGGTGGTCATCGGTGATGGTGCAGTTGGTCAATGTGCAGTGATTGCCGCGAAAATGCGAGGGGCTTCACAAATTGTACTTATGAGTCGACATGAAGACCGTCAAAAGATGGCTTTACAATCAGGCGCAACTGCTGTTGTTGCTGAACGTGGAGCAGAAGGAATTGCTAAAGTACGTGAGATTCTTGGGGGCGGCGCTGACGCTGCGCTTGAATGTGTAGGAACTGAAGCTGCCATTGATCAAGCACTTGGTGTACTTCATAATGGTGGCCGAATTGGTTATGTTGGTGTTCCACACTACAATAACCATGCTTTAGGTTCAACTTTTGCTCAGAATATTTCAGTGGCTGGAGGTTCTGCCTCTGTGACAACTTATGATAAGCAATTATTGCTTAAAGCTGTTCTGGATGGAAATATTAATCCTGGTCGCGTCTTTACTGAAACATACCGTTTGGATGATATCAATCAAGCTTACCAAGACATGCAAAATCGTAAAACAATCAAATCAATGGTTTTTGTAGCTGATTAA
- a CDS encoding aldo/keto reductase translates to MRKINLGPTDLQVSDTALGVMRMDQKSVPEATEIIEKAFMKGIDFFDTADIYGDGKSSTVLGNALAASSLNRDQYFLQSKGGIILENGQINGDGLKGPRYDFDAKHLIAAVDIELQRLHTDYLDSFLLHRPDTLQDPAEIAKAFDQLEKAGKVRHFGVSNMNPWQVEFLQSALNQKLIANQLQFGIMHTGMIDAELHVNMQDPRSVDHDGGILAYSRLNQMTIQAWSPFQYGFFEGPFIDNPKFPEINAKLQEIADKNNTSKNAVAVAWITYHPANMQVILGSMNINRINEMTDADQVHLTNQEWYDIYFAAGNDLP, encoded by the coding sequence ATGCGTAAAATTAATCTCGGTCCAACCGACCTTCAAGTCTCTGACACTGCCCTAGGTGTCATGCGAATGGATCAAAAATCAGTCCCTGAAGCTACTGAAATTATTGAAAAAGCCTTTATGAAAGGTATTGATTTTTTTGATACTGCTGATATTTATGGTGATGGAAAGTCTTCAACAGTGCTAGGTAATGCTCTAGCTGCCAGTTCCTTAAATCGTGATCAATATTTTCTCCAATCTAAAGGAGGAATTATTTTAGAAAACGGCCAAATTAACGGTGACGGTCTGAAAGGTCCTCGTTATGATTTCGACGCCAAACATTTAATTGCGGCCGTTGATATTGAACTTCAACGTCTTCACACTGATTACTTGGATTCTTTCTTGCTCCATCGACCTGACACTTTACAGGACCCAGCTGAGATCGCCAAAGCTTTTGATCAGCTTGAAAAAGCTGGTAAAGTTCGTCATTTTGGGGTTTCAAATATGAATCCGTGGCAAGTTGAATTCCTACAAAGTGCTTTAAATCAAAAACTAATTGCCAACCAACTTCAATTTGGAATTATGCACACTGGTATGATTGATGCTGAATTGCATGTCAATATGCAAGATCCACGCTCTGTCGATCATGACGGTGGAATCCTTGCCTATTCACGTTTAAATCAAATGACCATTCAAGCTTGGTCTCCATTCCAATATGGCTTCTTTGAAGGCCCATTTATCGATAATCCTAAGTTCCCTGAAATCAATGCTAAGTTACAAGAAATCGCGGATAAAAATAACACCAGTAAAAACGCCGTCGCAGTTGCTTGGATCACTTATCATCCCGCTAATATGCAAGTAATTTTAGGTTCAATGAACATTAACCGCATTAATGAAATGACCGATGCTGATCAAGTCCATCTTACCAATCAAGAATGGTATGACATATATTTCGCAGCAGGAAATGATCTACCATAA
- a CDS encoding L-lactate permease: MLLIALLAVLLPLILLAGLNFPAAKGMAISAGVVLVTAAIFWKMSGLVLLASMLPGLHKTLPILWILFGALLMLEVLKKTGAIQRINQGFMQVTTDRRVLTILIVYLFGGLIEGVSGFGTPAMVTAPLMLALGFNPLAAVTLALVGDSTSASFGAVGTPLTVGLSNLPGGASYIQLIGQMITRVELTAGTFVPTLIIWILIKFFGSKTNETGKFKEMLPWSLALGFSYSLVAFITVHLIGYEFASIVTPLVVLGLTLLSIRMHWLLPASVYKNAWGTSVDSVHNNDKSASSMPLWLAWLPYLLVVILLLVTRTVEPIRYLLDQYLDLSWVQILGFNDINSSWQFLSSPGTILTVAAVIGLAFQQRTLKPLIGSAKSVLQGMKLTGFTLAVTLMMVQIFSNSGLNQGDLASMPTYIANSIAEILAPVWPFVAPLLGELGSFITGSATVSTLTFAPIQANVAQQAGLNGQLIMALQVIGAAAGNMICVHNIVAASAVVGLSGKEGQILRRTAIPALVYWLLLGLTGAIWLIFI; this comes from the coding sequence ATGTTATTAATTGCATTATTGGCGGTTTTATTACCGTTAATTTTACTAGCAGGTTTGAACTTTCCAGCAGCCAAAGGAATGGCGATTAGTGCAGGGGTAGTTTTGGTCACCGCGGCTATTTTTTGGAAAATGTCGGGTTTGGTTTTGCTGGCGTCAATGTTGCCAGGACTACATAAAACTTTACCAATTTTATGGATTTTATTTGGGGCTCTTTTGATGTTAGAGGTATTAAAGAAAACTGGAGCCATTCAAAGAATTAATCAAGGATTTATGCAAGTTACAACTGACCGACGCGTGTTAACCATTTTAATTGTTTATTTATTTGGTGGTCTAATTGAGGGGGTATCAGGGTTTGGAACACCGGCGATGGTAACAGCCCCGTTGATGTTAGCTTTGGGATTTAATCCTTTAGCAGCGGTAACCTTAGCTTTGGTGGGAGATTCTACATCGGCATCGTTTGGAGCAGTTGGAACCCCCTTGACTGTGGGATTGAGTAATTTGCCAGGGGGTGCAAGTTACATTCAATTGATCGGGCAAATGATTACTCGAGTGGAGTTAACGGCAGGAACTTTTGTACCAACTTTAATCATTTGGATCTTGATCAAATTTTTTGGATCTAAAACAAATGAGACTGGCAAATTTAAGGAAATGTTGCCTTGGAGTTTGGCTTTGGGATTTAGTTATTCTTTGGTAGCCTTTATCACAGTACATTTGATTGGATATGAATTTGCTTCGATTGTGACACCGTTAGTAGTGTTAGGATTAACTTTATTATCAATTCGAATGCATTGGCTTTTGCCCGCATCGGTGTACAAAAATGCTTGGGGTACAAGCGTAGATTCAGTGCATAATAATGATAAATCAGCAAGTTCTATGCCGCTATGGTTGGCATGGTTACCATATTTATTAGTAGTGATCTTACTGTTAGTCACAAGAACGGTGGAACCGATTCGATATCTATTAGACCAATATTTAGACTTATCATGGGTTCAAATTTTAGGATTTAATGACATTAATTCAAGTTGGCAATTCTTATCATCACCAGGGACAATTTTAACGGTTGCAGCAGTGATTGGTCTGGCTTTTCAACAAAGAACTCTTAAGCCTTTAATTGGTAGTGCTAAAAGTGTTCTACAAGGTATGAAGTTGACAGGCTTTACGTTGGCGGTGACATTAATGATGGTCCAAATTTTCAGTAATTCTGGATTAAATCAAGGCGACTTAGCAAGTATGCCGACGTATATTGCCAATTCGATTGCTGAAATTTTGGCTCCAGTTTGGCCGTTTGTTGCTCCGTTATTGGGAGAATTAGGCTCATTTATTACTGGGAGTGCGACAGTCTCAACGTTGACTTTTGCACCCATTCAAGCAAACGTGGCTCAACAAGCAGGTTTAAATGGTCAGTTGATCATGGCATTACAAGTAATTGGTGCCGCAGCTGGTAATATGATTTGTGTGCATAATATTGTTGCTGCCAGTGCCGTTGTTGGCTTATCTGGAAAAGAAGGTCAAATTTTACGTAGAACGGCGATACCAGCTTTAGTTTATTGGTTGTTGTTGGGATTGACTGGCGCGATCTGGTTAATTTTTATTTAA
- a CDS encoding cation:proton antiporter: MELLISSFVIIVAVALSNIAARYVPKISSTYINLVVGIIVGLIPMTNHLVLAFNNDIFMIFVLAPLLFLEGQATPLLIIRKKVKNIVGTAVILAVISAAIVTVAINQWFGLLISIALIIVAISTPTDATAFDSVVSGRKISQSLRKTLKMESLFNDATGIILLQAAILWLSTGYLSFWTNMREFLIELVGGLIIGAVLAILLITFRQYFLRSTNNVISSQTLIYILTPFCIYFVAEELGVSGIIAVVTAGLVHNSEANRSRFSSPRQMHLGIQVNNFAGEVLNSFVFVVLGISLERIFFSHYSAMTNSLQWLAVGVLVYLLLLLCRYVYARFFVTDKKRRTAILFALGGVHGTVTLAMTFSIANEISSANFNFILIVETVVIILSMLVPTIAFKLILPRDLEAENKPTELLRLRREMVKVGIERVKEMELSPEVQASVIYDLRDQVQKNTMNSFFQQWKSMGSNKDVLTGLQSVEQRRALMQVFNVERQYLYDLAKQHLVSSEYVYEIYSEILLSESLVLDPRNQMI, encoded by the coding sequence TTGGAACTTTTGATTTCATCTTTTGTCATTATTGTAGCGGTCGCTTTGAGTAATATTGCTGCGCGTTATGTGCCTAAAATTTCTAGCACATATATTAATCTTGTTGTGGGAATTATTGTTGGGTTAATACCAATGACCAATCATTTAGTTTTAGCTTTTAATAACGATATTTTCATGATTTTTGTTTTAGCGCCGTTATTATTTTTAGAAGGTCAGGCGACGCCGTTATTAATTATTCGAAAAAAAGTTAAAAATATTGTGGGAACAGCTGTTATCTTGGCAGTGATTTCAGCAGCGATTGTGACGGTAGCAATTAATCAATGGTTTGGCTTACTAATTTCGATTGCATTGATTATTGTAGCCATTAGTACACCCACTGATGCCACTGCGTTTGATTCAGTAGTATCGGGTCGAAAAATTTCACAATCATTGCGAAAAACGTTGAAAATGGAGTCATTGTTTAACGATGCAACAGGTATTATTTTATTACAGGCGGCTATTTTGTGGTTGAGTACTGGTTATTTATCGTTTTGGACTAATATGCGTGAGTTTTTAATTGAGCTAGTTGGTGGTTTGATTATTGGTGCTGTCCTAGCAATTCTATTAATCACATTTCGCCAATATTTTCTTCGATCTACAAATAACGTAATTTCATCGCAAACGTTGATCTACATTTTGACACCATTTTGTATTTATTTTGTTGCTGAGGAGCTAGGTGTTTCAGGAATTATTGCGGTGGTAACCGCTGGATTAGTGCATAATAGTGAAGCAAATCGTAGTCGTTTTTCATCACCAAGGCAAATGCATCTTGGTATCCAGGTTAATAATTTTGCCGGTGAGGTTTTGAATAGCTTTGTTTTTGTTGTCCTGGGAATTAGTTTGGAAAGAATTTTCTTTAGTCATTATAGTGCAATGACTAATTCGTTGCAGTGGTTGGCAGTGGGGGTACTTGTTTATCTCCTCTTATTGTTATGTCGCTACGTTTATGCAAGATTCTTTGTGACCGATAAAAAGCGTCGTACGGCCATCCTATTTGCTTTGGGTGGCGTTCATGGCACGGTGACCCTAGCGATGACCTTTTCTATTGCTAATGAAATTTCATCAGCGAATTTTAATTTTATTTTGATTGTGGAAACGGTTGTGATTATCTTAAGTATGTTGGTGCCAACCATCGCATTTAAGCTGATTCTTCCCCGTGATCTGGAAGCAGAAAATAAACCAACTGAATTGCTACGATTAAGGCGTGAAATGGTTAAGGTGGGGATTGAAAGGGTAAAAGAAATGGAATTGAGCCCTGAAGTTCAAGCCAGTGTGATCTATGATCTGCGTGATCAAGTTCAGAAGAATACGATGAATTCTTTTTTCCAGCAGTGGAAATCCATGGGATCTAATAAAGATGTCTTGACTGGGTTGCAAAGCGTCGAGCAGCGGCGAGCTTTGATGCAGGTCTTTAATGTTGAACGTCAGTATTTGTATGATTTGGCTAAACAGCATTTAGTAAGTTCTGAATATGTTTATGAAATCTACAGTGAAATTTTATTGTCAGAATCATTAGTTTTAGATCCGCGTAATCAAATGATTTAA
- a CDS encoding nuclear transport factor 2 family protein codes for MIDLKQDAIEMYRKHNKYMVDADIEQLGSLLDDDFHLVHMTGMVQSKQKWLSEIQSGQMHYYSSTEEHVTITELTANQAILVGQSQVDASIHGSRNTWPLQLILHLSMIDGHWMIMHIDASMY; via the coding sequence ATGATTGATTTAAAGCAAGATGCGATTGAGATGTATCGCAAACATAATAAATATATGGTGGACGCTGATATTGAGCAATTGGGTTCCTTGCTAGATGATGATTTTCATTTAGTTCATATGACAGGAATGGTACAAAGTAAGCAAAAATGGCTAAGTGAAATTCAAAGTGGTCAAATGCATTATTATTCGTCAACGGAAGAACATGTGACGATAACTGAGCTAACCGCTAATCAAGCCATTTTAGTTGGTCAAAGCCAGGTTGATGCTAGTATCCATGGCTCACGTAATACGTGGCCATTGCAATTAATATTACATCTTAGTATGATTGACGGTCATTGGATGATCATGCATATCGATGCCAGTATGTACTAA
- the rpsI gene encoding 30S ribosomal protein S9, whose amino-acid sequence MSTVQYYGTGRRKNSVARVRLVPGTGAITINGKSAEEYIPFANLREVMIQPFNTTETLGNYDVLVNVNGGGFSGQSGAIRHGISRALLEVDPEFRGALKAAGLLTRDSRMKERKKPGLKKARKASQFSKR is encoded by the coding sequence ATGTCTACTGTACAATATTACGGAACTGGTCGTCGTAAGAACTCTGTTGCCCGTGTACGTTTAGTACCTGGAACTGGAGCAATTACTATCAACGGTAAGTCAGCCGAAGAGTACATTCCTTTCGCTAATTTGCGTGAGGTTATGATCCAACCATTTAACACTACTGAAACTTTGGGAAACTATGATGTTTTGGTTAACGTTAACGGTGGTGGATTCTCAGGTCAATCAGGTGCCATTCGTCATGGTATCTCACGTGCATTGTTAGAAGTTGATCCCGAATTCCGTGGAGCATTGAAGGCAGCAGGATTGTTGACTCGTGACTCACGTATGAAGGAACGTAAGAAGCCAGGACTTAAGAAAGCCCGTAAAGCTTCACAATTCTCAAAGCGTTAA